Proteins encoded together in one Methanotorris formicicus Mc-S-70 window:
- a CDS encoding DUF373 family protein — protein sequence MEVKKLPEIKRYLVLIVDMDDDVGRKANIATPILGREDNIKAAIKLGLSDPGDSDINAILGGVKLYDELKNKGKNVEIATISGDKDVESEKCALRIKEQLDFLMYLYEPNFIYLVSDGKEDEMVLKYLDSRDVFVWKKRIVIKQNESLESIYYLIHEFIKKTMSDYIPLIFTSAGFAMILYAIFSELGWRIIVGLIGLYILSEGVGVRKLFIEKIKKGGEGIELGKISPMGTVIALLILVVGALYAYGVSKSDNPVIFAGNFLYHISNPLTLSLFVFMLGHFIDKIIHSKEPILNILKKYFFYTICLFMARELLITSSEFLRGSESFTMLMIHAVVYTSIIIILSTILFTKSSTQVDTM from the coding sequence ATGGAAGTTAAGAAATTGCCCGAAATAAAGAGGTATCTTGTTCTTATCGTTGATATGGATGATGATGTTGGAAGAAAAGCAAATATTGCCACCCCAATCTTGGGTAGGGAGGATAATATAAAGGCGGCTATAAAGTTAGGCCTTAGTGATCCTGGAGATAGTGATATAAATGCAATTTTGGGGGGGGTTAAGTTATACGACGAATTGAAGAATAAGGGAAAGAATGTTGAAATTGCAACAATTTCCGGAGATAAGGATGTTGAATCTGAAAAATGTGCCTTAAGAATAAAAGAACAGTTAGATTTTTTGATGTATTTGTATGAACCTAATTTTATATATTTAGTGTCTGATGGAAAAGAAGATGAGATGGTATTAAAATATTTGGATTCAAGGGATGTTTTCGTTTGGAAAAAAAGGATTGTTATTAAACAAAATGAATCTCTTGAATCAATTTATTATTTAATACACGAATTCATAAAAAAGACGATGTCTGATTATATTCCATTAATATTCACTTCGGCAGGATTTGCAATGATTTTGTATGCGATATTTTCTGAATTAGGTTGGAGGATAATAGTTGGCTTAATTGGTTTATATATCCTATCTGAAGGTGTTGGTGTAAGGAAATTATTTATAGAAAAAATAAAAAAGGGTGGAGAAGGGATAGAGTTAGGGAAAATCTCTCCAATGGGGACAGTTATCGCTTTACTTATATTGGTTGTTGGTGCATTGTACGCCTATGGTGTATCAAAAAGTGACAATCCGGTAATATTCGCAGGAAACTTTTTATACCACATCTCAAATCCTTTAACACTATCCCTATTTGTATTCATGTTGGGACATTTCATTGATAAAATCATACATTCAAAAGAACCCATATTGAATATACTAAAAAAATACTTCTTCTATACAATATGTCTGTTTATGGCAAGGGAGTTGCTAATAACTTCATCTGAATTTTTGAGGGGAAGTGAAAGTTTTACAATGTTGATGATTCATGCAGTTGTCTACACCTCAATTATAATAATCCTATCAACAATACTATTCACAAAGTCAAGTACACAAGTGGATACAATGTAA
- the corA gene encoding magnesium/cobalt transporter CorA — MLRVVGYDGVVKEITLDDINEKYTLIWIDCYDPTNEELTKLSKKIEVDVNELSIGLDEQEVPRVEEEDEYYLIIYKAPLFEEDITTTSFGIFIKDNIILTIHSDKIKAIGRLYNLLKTKSPKILFERGIGFFLYNLLNQITRSYSRILLNLEDELDVLEDRLLIEYNKQITEEILQLRKMLVYFHKALISNKEVLSVLKRKYLPITTQEDRANFEDLYYDTLQLIDMETTYRELLVSMMDMCLSLENIRMNQIMKILTMVTTLFAVPMWITGIFGMNFKYMPLVDSPNGFWIVMGISLLVLFVLAYVFGREKWFKLW; from the coding sequence ATGTTGAGAGTTGTTGGTTATGATGGAGTTGTTAAAGAAATTACATTGGATGATATAAATGAAAAATACACTTTAATATGGATTGATTGTTATGATCCAACTAACGAAGAATTAACAAAACTTTCTAAAAAAATAGAGGTAGATGTGAATGAATTAAGTATTGGGCTTGATGAGCAAGAAGTTCCAAGAGTTGAGGAGGAGGATGAATACTACCTAATAATTTACAAAGCCCCACTTTTTGAAGAGGATATTACAACAACATCCTTTGGTATTTTTATAAAGGACAATATAATATTAACAATACACTCAGATAAGATAAAGGCAATTGGGAGGTTATACAACCTATTAAAAACAAAAAGTCCAAAGATACTGTTTGAGAGAGGAATCGGATTTTTTTTGTATAACTTACTTAACCAAATTACGAGGAGTTATTCGAGGATTCTTTTGAATTTAGAAGATGAATTGGATGTTTTGGAGGATAGGTTGTTAATAGAGTATAACAAGCAAATAACTGAAGAAATCTTGCAGTTGAGGAAGATGCTCGTTTACTTCCACAAGGCATTGATATCAAATAAGGAAGTACTATCAGTCTTAAAAAGAAAGTATCTGCCAATTACCACACAAGAGGACAGAGCAAACTTTGAGGATTTATACTACGATACCTTGCAGTTGATTGATATGGAAACCACATATAGAGAATTGCTTGTCTCTATGATGGACATGTGTCTTTCATTGGAAAATATAAGGATGAACCAAATAATGAAGATTTTGACAATGGTTACAACGCTCTTTGCAGTCCCAATGTGGATTACTGGAATTTTTGGGATGAACTTTAAGTATATGCCATTGGTTGATAGTCCCAATGGATTTTGGATTGTGATGGGGATATCATTACTTGTCCTGTTTGTCCTTGCGTATGTGTTTGGTAGGGAAAAATGGTTCAAGTTGTGGTAA
- a CDS encoding signal recognition particle subunit SRP19/SEC65 family protein — protein MIIWPNYIDKNKSRKEGRKVPKDIAIENPKLKDIEMALKKMGYNAKVYRDKCHPKEHWKVCGYIEVDVETSKLQFLKKLCEVMKN, from the coding sequence ATGATCATCTGGCCAAATTACATAGACAAAAATAAAAGCAGGAAAGAAGGTAGAAAAGTTCCAAAAGATATCGCCATAGAAAATCCAAAATTAAAGGATATAGAAATGGCTTTGAAAAAGATGGGATACAATGCGAAGGTTTATAGGGATAAATGCCATCCAAAAGAACATTGGAAAGTTTGTGGTTATATAGAAGTAGATGTGGAAACTTCAAAACTTCAGTTTTTAAAGAAACTATGTGAGGTTATGAAAAATTAA
- the tfrA gene encoding fumarate reductase (CoM/CoB) subunit TfrA, with the protein MQTDVLIIGGGGGAGRAAIECRNKNVIIAVKGLFGKSGCTVMAEGGYNAVFNPDDSFEKHFYDTMKGGGFINNPKLVEILIRNAPKELKNLEKFGCIFDRNEGGTIAQRPFGGQSFNRTCYSGDRTGHEIMSGLMEYICKLEKIKILEEVMAIKLIVKDNRCYGAIFLDLKSGEIFPIYAKATILATGGAGQLYPITSNPIQKTGDGFAISYNEGVELVDMEMVQFHPTGMVGSGILVTEAVRGEGGILYNKNKERFMARYDKERMELSTRDVVARAIYTEIQEGRGVNGGVYLDVSHLDDGIIEERLETMLRQFLDVGVDIRKEPMIVAPTAHHFMGGVRINEKCETNMVGLFACGEVAGGIHGANRLGGNALADTQVFGAIAGKSARKFAEKLCNFADVMDKVKEDIEKIQNEIQRENRNGENVYELIDNLRNIMWDCVSIIRDENGLKTAIKKIDELKNQKIAINGDIEVQKYFELKNMLTVGEIVARCALMRKESRGAHYRRDYPETKEEWKGNIIVSKKGMEFVKIN; encoded by the coding sequence ATGCAAACTGATGTCTTAATCATCGGTGGTGGAGGAGGAGCAGGTAGAGCGGCGATTGAATGTAGAAATAAAAATGTTATTATAGCAGTTAAAGGTCTCTTTGGGAAAAGTGGATGCACAGTTATGGCTGAAGGAGGTTATAATGCTGTTTTCAATCCAGATGATAGTTTTGAGAAGCATTTTTATGACACCATGAAAGGAGGAGGATTTATAAATAACCCAAAACTCGTGGAAATTCTTATAAGAAATGCTCCAAAAGAACTTAAAAATTTGGAGAAGTTTGGATGTATTTTTGATAGAAATGAGGGTGGGACTATTGCCCAAAGACCATTTGGTGGGCAGAGTTTTAATAGAACATGCTATAGCGGAGATAGAACTGGACATGAAATAATGAGTGGACTCATGGAGTATATATGTAAATTGGAGAAAATAAAGATTTTAGAAGAGGTTATGGCAATAAAGTTAATAGTGAAGGATAATAGGTGCTATGGGGCAATATTTTTAGATTTGAAGAGTGGAGAGATTTTCCCAATCTATGCAAAGGCAACTATATTAGCAACTGGAGGGGCAGGGCAATTATATCCAATAACCTCAAACCCAATCCAAAAAACAGGAGATGGTTTTGCAATATCATATAATGAAGGGGTTGAGTTAGTTGATATGGAGATGGTTCAATTCCATCCAACTGGAATGGTTGGGAGTGGTATTTTAGTCACCGAGGCAGTTAGGGGAGAAGGGGGGATACTATATAACAAAAATAAGGAAAGATTCATGGCAAGGTATGATAAGGAAAGGATGGAACTCTCTACAAGGGATGTTGTAGCAAGGGCAATATATACGGAGATACAAGAGGGTAGAGGAGTAAATGGCGGAGTTTATTTGGATGTCTCTCATTTAGATGATGGGATTATTGAGGAGAGATTGGAAACAATGTTAAGACAATTTTTGGATGTTGGTGTTGATATAAGGAAGGAGCCAATGATAGTTGCTCCAACTGCCCATCACTTTATGGGAGGAGTTAGAATAAATGAAAAATGTGAAACTAATATGGTTGGTTTATTTGCATGTGGGGAAGTTGCAGGAGGAATTCATGGGGCAAATAGATTAGGAGGGAACGCATTAGCAGATACTCAGGTTTTTGGAGCAATTGCTGGAAAATCAGCGAGAAAATTTGCTGAAAAACTATGCAATTTTGCAGATGTTATGGATAAGGTTAAGGAAGATATTGAAAAAATACAAAATGAAATACAAAGAGAAAATAGAAATGGCGAGAATGTTTATGAATTAATCGACAATCTAAGAAATATCATGTGGGATTGTGTCTCAATTATAAGGGATGAGAATGGATTAAAAACAGCAATCAAAAAAATAGATGAACTAAAAAACCAAAAAATTGCTATAAATGGAGATATTGAAGTTCAGAAATACTTTGAATTAAAAAATATGCTAACTGTTGGGGAGATTGTTGCAAGATGTGCATTAATGAGAAAAGAAAGTAGGGGGGCACATTATAGGAGAGATTATCCAGAAACAAAAGAAGAATGGAAGGGAAATATTATTGTTAGTAAAAAAGGCATGGAGTTTGTCAAAATTAATTAA